The following are encoded in a window of Phaseolus vulgaris cultivar G19833 chromosome 3, P. vulgaris v2.0, whole genome shotgun sequence genomic DNA:
- the LOC137808178 gene encoding protein LOL1-like isoform X1, translating into MPVPLAPYPAPTAPYTPPANGAQSQLVCSGCRNLLMYPAGATSVCCAVCNAVTGVPPPGTEMAQLVCGGCHTLLMYIRGATNVQCSCCHTVNLALEANQVAHVNCGNCRMLLMYQYGARSVKCAVCNFVTSVGATASTTEQKFNTVTIQ; encoded by the exons ATGCCAGTTCCACTTGCTCCCTACCCTGCACCAACAGCTCCTTATACACCACCAGCTAATG GTGCACAGAGTCAACTTGTCTGTTCTGGGTGTAGAAACCTTCTCATGTATCCAGCTGGAGCCACCTCTGTGTGCTGTGCTGTTTGCAATGCAGTAACAGGAGTGCCACCTCCTG GCACAGAAATGGCCCAGTTAGTTTGCGGAGGTTGCCATACTCTACTCATGTACATCCGTGGAGCGACAAATGTGCAATGTTCTTGTTGTCACACGGTCAATCTAGCTTTAGAAG CAAACCAGGTGGCACATGTCAACTGTGGGAACTGCAGGATGCTACTCATGTACCAATATGGAGCAAGATCCGTGAAATGTGCAGTTTGCAATTTTGTAACATCAGTTGGG GCCACAGCAAGCACCACTGAGCAGAAGTTCAACACTGTAACCATACAATAG
- the LOC137808178 gene encoding protein LOL1-like isoform X2 — protein sequence MPVPLAPYPAPTAPYTPPANGAQSQLVCSGCRNLLMYPAGATSVCCAVCNAVTGVPPPGTEMAQLVCGGCHTLLMYIRGATNVQCSCCHTVNLALEGGTCQLWELQDATHVPIWSKIREMCSLQFCNISWGHSKHH from the exons ATGCCAGTTCCACTTGCTCCCTACCCTGCACCAACAGCTCCTTATACACCACCAGCTAATG GTGCACAGAGTCAACTTGTCTGTTCTGGGTGTAGAAACCTTCTCATGTATCCAGCTGGAGCCACCTCTGTGTGCTGTGCTGTTTGCAATGCAGTAACAGGAGTGCCACCTCCTG GCACAGAAATGGCCCAGTTAGTTTGCGGAGGTTGCCATACTCTACTCATGTACATCCGTGGAGCGACAAATGTGCAATGTTCTTGTTGTCACACGGTCAATCTAGCTTTAGAAG GTGGCACATGTCAACTGTGGGAACTGCAGGATGCTACTCATGTACCAATATGGAGCAAGATCCGTGAAATGTGCAGTTTGCAATTTTGTAACATCAGTTGGG GCCACAGCAAGCACCACTGA